One Solibacillus sp. R5-41 DNA segment encodes these proteins:
- a CDS encoding TetR/AcrR family transcriptional regulator, translated as MTKKQIIIDAAIELFAAKGIEATSVQQITEHCGISKGAFYLSFKSKDELIIAIIEYFMSNIIKNVDQSVSETMKRTDKLLVYFVKTFTILSEYTGFAEILMRERSTTISEKLIEKVQFFVEMSNANLTKLLFDVFGEQIEGKQYDLVVVVNGMIQSYAHMLFENKQHVDIQKLAETLVEKTTILAMNSQLVFLKKPINHPHASEPVFPVEEIIEGLQQACAYSSNKIEKESVQLLIEELQSEMTRAPIVLGLVSNIEKNDKFDWYCYLLRKQFQ; from the coding sequence ATGACAAAAAAACAAATTATTATTGATGCTGCGATTGAATTATTTGCGGCCAAAGGAATCGAAGCAACATCTGTTCAGCAAATTACAGAGCACTGTGGCATTTCAAAGGGCGCTTTTTATTTATCCTTTAAATCAAAAGACGAATTAATCATCGCCATCATTGAATACTTTATGAGCAATATAATAAAGAATGTTGACCAATCAGTCAGTGAAACAATGAAGCGAACGGATAAATTACTTGTTTATTTTGTAAAAACGTTTACGATTCTTTCCGAATACACAGGATTTGCTGAAATTCTCATGCGAGAAAGATCAACGACAATAAGTGAAAAATTGATTGAAAAAGTGCAGTTTTTTGTTGAGATGTCGAATGCAAATTTAACAAAGCTGCTATTTGATGTTTTTGGAGAACAAATTGAAGGAAAGCAATATGATTTAGTCGTTGTCGTAAATGGCATGATTCAATCCTATGCGCATATGCTATTTGAAAACAAGCAGCATGTTGACATTCAAAAATTAGCAGAAACATTAGTTGAGAAAACGACCATTTTAGCTATGAATAGCCAGCTCGTTTTTTTGAAAAAACCGATAAATCATCCACATGCAAGTGAGCCAGTCTTTCCTGTTGAAGAAATTATTGAAGGGCTACAACAAGCATGTGCCTATTCATCCAATAAGATTGAAAAAGAATCCGTTCAATTATTAATCGAAGAACTTCAAAGTGAAATGACGCGCGCGCCCATTGTTTTAGGTTTAGTTTCCAATATTGAGAAGAATGATAAGTTTGATTGGTATTGCTATTTATTAAGAAAGCAGTTTCAATAG